A genomic window from Promicromonospora sukumoe includes:
- a CDS encoding tyrosine-type recombinase/integrase — protein MANKTDRRRWGTVRKLPSGRYQARYPGPDGRLRPAPETWERKRDAERYLTLAEAEMVRGEWIDPEQVAITVRDYAERWIEERPNLRPRTLQLYRWTLAKHVVPYLGDVTIGKVTTPMIRRWRVQLASDGVSSGMVAKAYRLLRAVFWTAVREDELLRKNPCRIPGADQEHAGERPHLTLDQVLALRDRFAPRYQMLVLTAAMASLRFGEVTALQRRDIDVSAGTIRVERQFLEVTGQGLVTGPVKKSAAGPRTVAVPREFIALLVEHIATYVKGEESEALLFTTPYGRPIRRGGFQKLTGWKQRVEAAGHKGLHFHDLRHTGNMLAASSGATVKDLMARMGHESMAAAMIYLHVNKEADRRIADHLGAAMRTALTPKPDVSTVETGEGGEAPIGAA, from the coding sequence TGGGGCACCGTGCGGAAGCTGCCCTCTGGCCGTTATCAGGCCCGTTACCCCGGGCCTGACGGACGGCTCCGCCCGGCACCGGAGACATGGGAGCGCAAGCGCGATGCAGAGCGCTATCTCACCCTCGCTGAGGCGGAGATGGTGCGGGGTGAGTGGATCGACCCTGAGCAGGTGGCAATCACGGTGCGTGACTACGCAGAGCGGTGGATTGAGGAGCGCCCCAACCTGCGGCCCCGGACACTCCAGCTCTACCGGTGGACTCTGGCCAAGCACGTCGTTCCGTACCTGGGCGACGTGACCATCGGGAAGGTGACGACGCCGATGATTCGTCGGTGGCGAGTCCAGCTCGCGAGCGACGGCGTGAGTTCGGGCATGGTCGCAAAGGCATACCGACTTCTGCGCGCGGTGTTCTGGACCGCTGTTCGGGAAGACGAGCTGCTGAGGAAGAACCCGTGCCGCATCCCGGGCGCGGATCAGGAGCACGCTGGGGAGCGCCCTCACCTCACGCTTGACCAGGTGCTCGCTCTGCGTGACCGCTTCGCTCCGCGCTACCAGATGTTGGTGCTCACGGCGGCTATGGCCTCGCTGCGGTTTGGTGAGGTGACGGCACTCCAGCGACGAGACATCGACGTGAGCGCCGGGACGATCCGAGTAGAGCGCCAGTTCCTGGAGGTCACCGGCCAGGGCCTCGTGACGGGGCCGGTCAAGAAGTCCGCTGCTGGCCCCCGAACCGTCGCCGTACCGCGTGAGTTCATTGCTCTGCTGGTCGAGCACATCGCCACGTACGTCAAGGGCGAGGAGAGTGAGGCGCTGCTGTTCACAACACCCTACGGCCGGCCGATCCGGCGCGGGGGCTTTCAGAAGCTCACCGGCTGGAAGCAGCGGGTGGAGGCAGCCGGTCACAAGGGTCTGCACTTCCACGACCTGCGGCACACTGGCAACATGCTGGCGGCCTCGTCGGGCGCGACGGTCAAGGATCTGATGGCGCGCATGGGCCATGAGTCGATGGCGGCAGCGATGATCTACCTGCACGTGAACAAGGAGGCTGACCGGAGGATTGCGGACCACCTCGGGGCAGCGATGCGGACGGCTCTGACGCCCAAGCCGGACGTCTCGACAGTCGAGACGGGCGAGGGTGGTGAGGCCCCGATCGGAGCCGCGTAA
- a CDS encoding HAMP domain-containing sensor histidine kinase, producing MFRRLGVRGKVLATLVTPAIVLVIAAAYIIGLSVVDAMRAQQTSDLVAALEYQDAAGTTFAQERSLNIVAMIDDGDYGTAARRALLQGTPELDEAGKPVMDDDGNPVWAAPAAQAQTITALDQRDEALLDIDISMLDQRVKDAVAQTIEDRAAITEVQKKVAAGRLTEQVATEAYGTYIDGALEVMDAIADTSEDRELGTRLEAYFQMDELMLTNTYERPVVAMTLRIAATHPDPDAARTMALRSADLVNLADREWDATQDLFDRIPGEYQVPGMDGVYGTVRGYVARGDLNSIQPAQAEVFTDESAAWVEEGRIVRDAVRMDSSGYAQEQADIAANRAYLTGGVAIAALGFSIITALVIARRLVSPLRRLTQAAGVVRDRLPTLVEQVSVPGQGPSIDLDPISVESSDEIGQLAAAFNDVNRTTIDVAREQAALRGSIAEMFVNVARRDQVLLNRQLAFLDDLERSEEDPSTLSNLFRLDHLATRMRRNAESLLVLAGIDSGRRVRQPMPVSDVIRTASSEIELYDRVRLNLVVDPMMLGHNALNAAHLLAELLENATMFSEPHTPVEVTTARDEQFITVVVRDHGLGMNPEEVAEANRKVASHAASDAVGAQRLGLYVVGRLSDRLGAQVAFGPGEGGTGTEVTVRFPAVLFMPDNAMPLPMPTDPLEANTQAAASQFNGGVATGPGTGAMRSAGAPTSGFGAPAVTAASPATTSVPQQGGLPVPTGTSQIAAAAFAAQPAPVAQPVDLNSLTDGTTALGLARRRSSTAAQPVAETTPTGSIVLPEIQTPSLPQEYQGDDNAWAPPSNVSEGSSLPSRQRAPQPPEPVAPVFEDTTPAAVDVDQRSALFSSFRSLNTIDPVEGSTQSLQLDPITQDPAALPGMSDTDVMRFPAAGGGRPPAAPAPAQSFGTQPEQFGGYQDDSAQSQGFGSEPPEGPDSSFEALPAFEELMADLPSRRSTGSGAQPSGKPVQKRGLFGRRPGQPATGELRAYQPQEQRPASRPIQTVASPVAGPPTFGAPIVPAPNVETQGFPAQPFQAQPFQAQSLPTQNLPVQNFQAPSGPPQGSPAPLTGAFPAQAPAAPAADPTYERGYQEGYQKAIQESLTSAVPAVPNAPAGGTVPVPVAQVSAPAPAPASNPFVDAAPRAAAAPAPAAPAPAPARERVPTSFASAPATQAVPVADVQQAFEPPVREFSEPYPTGAVYDPSYASPAPLAKRAAGTDGDGKDPLDPEYVRDSVEARSEWTASAVLYEEMTSLLRRGAYQEDDVKENDSYRPAAVSTEVANGGLTRRTRGASGTGADPAVERLSARIDRDPEQLRSRLSAFQSATARGRSESVDEGNSEHENGKNGGGDSTWAPSTVNHVPDSAPQSR from the coding sequence ATGTTCCGCAGGTTGGGAGTGCGCGGGAAAGTTCTTGCGACACTGGTCACGCCTGCCATCGTCCTGGTCATCGCGGCGGCATACATCATCGGCCTCTCCGTGGTCGACGCGATGCGCGCTCAGCAGACGAGCGATCTCGTCGCCGCGCTCGAGTACCAGGACGCGGCAGGAACGACCTTCGCGCAGGAGCGGTCGCTCAACATCGTCGCGATGATCGACGACGGCGACTACGGCACCGCTGCGCGCCGGGCCCTGCTCCAGGGCACGCCTGAGCTGGACGAAGCGGGCAAGCCGGTCATGGACGACGACGGCAACCCCGTGTGGGCCGCCCCGGCGGCCCAGGCGCAGACGATCACCGCCCTCGACCAGCGCGACGAGGCGCTCCTGGACATCGACATCTCGATGCTCGACCAGCGCGTCAAGGACGCCGTCGCGCAGACGATCGAGGACCGCGCCGCCATCACCGAGGTGCAGAAGAAGGTCGCCGCCGGCCGGCTCACCGAGCAGGTGGCCACCGAGGCCTACGGCACGTACATCGACGGCGCGCTCGAGGTGATGGACGCGATCGCCGACACCTCGGAGGACCGCGAGCTGGGTACCCGCCTCGAGGCGTACTTCCAGATGGACGAGCTGATGCTCACCAACACCTACGAGCGTCCGGTCGTCGCCATGACGCTCCGCATCGCGGCGACCCACCCGGACCCCGACGCCGCCCGCACGATGGCGCTGCGCTCCGCCGACCTGGTGAACCTGGCCGACCGCGAGTGGGACGCCACGCAGGACCTCTTCGACCGCATCCCCGGCGAGTACCAGGTGCCGGGCATGGACGGCGTCTACGGCACCGTCCGCGGCTACGTGGCGCGAGGCGACCTGAACTCCATCCAGCCGGCCCAGGCCGAGGTGTTCACGGACGAGTCCGCCGCCTGGGTCGAGGAGGGGCGCATCGTCCGCGACGCGGTCCGCATGGACTCCTCCGGGTACGCGCAGGAGCAGGCCGACATCGCGGCGAACCGCGCCTACCTCACCGGTGGCGTCGCGATCGCGGCCCTCGGCTTCTCGATCATCACCGCGCTCGTCATCGCCCGCCGTCTCGTCTCCCCGCTGCGCCGCCTCACCCAGGCCGCCGGCGTGGTCCGTGACCGCCTCCCCACGCTGGTGGAGCAGGTGTCCGTGCCGGGCCAGGGCCCGAGCATCGACCTCGACCCGATCAGCGTCGAGTCGTCGGACGAGATCGGCCAGCTGGCCGCAGCGTTCAACGACGTCAACAGAACCACGATCGACGTCGCCCGAGAACAGGCGGCCCTCCGTGGCTCGATCGCCGAGATGTTCGTCAACGTGGCCCGCCGCGACCAGGTGCTCCTGAACCGGCAGCTCGCGTTCCTCGACGACCTCGAGCGGTCCGAGGAGGACCCGTCGACGCTGTCGAACCTGTTCCGCCTCGACCACCTCGCGACCCGGATGCGCCGTAACGCCGAGTCCCTGCTCGTCCTCGCGGGCATCGACTCCGGTCGTCGCGTGCGTCAGCCGATGCCGGTCTCCGACGTCATCCGTACCGCGTCGTCCGAGATCGAGCTGTACGACCGGGTCCGCCTGAACCTCGTCGTCGACCCGATGATGCTGGGCCACAACGCGCTGAACGCCGCGCACCTGCTGGCCGAGCTCCTCGAGAACGCGACGATGTTCTCCGAGCCCCACACGCCGGTCGAGGTCACCACGGCCCGCGACGAGCAGTTCATCACCGTCGTCGTCCGCGACCACGGTCTCGGGATGAACCCCGAGGAGGTCGCGGAGGCGAACCGCAAGGTCGCCAGCCACGCCGCGTCCGACGCCGTCGGCGCCCAGCGCCTCGGCCTCTACGTGGTCGGCCGCCTGTCGGACCGCCTCGGCGCCCAGGTGGCGTTCGGCCCGGGCGAGGGTGGCACCGGCACCGAGGTGACGGTCCGCTTCCCGGCCGTGCTGTTCATGCCGGACAACGCGATGCCGCTGCCGATGCCGACGGACCCGCTGGAGGCCAACACGCAGGCGGCCGCCTCGCAGTTCAACGGCGGCGTGGCCACCGGCCCGGGCACCGGTGCGATGCGGAGCGCGGGTGCACCCACCAGCGGCTTCGGCGCACCGGCCGTGACGGCGGCCTCGCCGGCCACGACGTCCGTGCCGCAGCAGGGTGGCCTGCCGGTCCCGACCGGCACGTCGCAGATCGCCGCTGCCGCCTTCGCGGCGCAGCCGGCGCCCGTCGCCCAGCCGGTCGACCTCAACTCGCTCACGGACGGCACGACGGCGCTCGGCCTGGCCCGGCGTCGCAGCTCGACCGCCGCGCAGCCGGTGGCCGAGACGACGCCGACCGGCTCGATCGTGCTGCCGGAGATCCAGACGCCGTCGCTCCCGCAGGAGTACCAGGGTGACGACAACGCCTGGGCCCCGCCGTCGAACGTGTCCGAGGGCAGCTCGCTCCCGAGCCGTCAGCGCGCACCGCAGCCGCCCGAGCCGGTGGCCCCGGTGTTCGAGGACACCACGCCGGCCGCGGTCGACGTGGACCAGCGCAGCGCGCTGTTCTCGAGCTTCCGCTCCCTGAACACGATCGACCCCGTCGAGGGCAGCACGCAGTCGCTGCAGCTCGACCCGATCACCCAGGACCCGGCCGCACTCCCCGGCATGTCCGACACCGACGTGATGCGGTTCCCGGCGGCAGGTGGCGGCAGGCCGCCCGCTGCCCCGGCCCCGGCGCAGAGCTTCGGTACGCAGCCGGAGCAGTTCGGTGGCTACCAGGATGACAGCGCGCAGAGCCAGGGCTTCGGCTCGGAGCCCCCGGAGGGCCCCGACTCGTCGTTCGAGGCGCTGCCCGCGTTCGAGGAGCTCATGGCGGACCTTCCGAGCCGCCGTTCGACCGGCTCGGGCGCCCAGCCGAGCGGCAAGCCGGTCCAGAAGCGGGGCCTGTTCGGCCGCCGCCCGGGCCAGCCGGCCACCGGTGAGCTCCGGGCGTACCAGCCGCAGGAGCAGCGTCCGGCCTCGCGTCCGATCCAGACCGTCGCGAGCCCTGTGGCCGGTCCGCCGACCTTCGGCGCCCCGATCGTCCCCGCGCCGAACGTCGAGACGCAGGGCTTCCCCGCCCAGCCCTTCCAGGCCCAGCCCTTCCAGGCGCAGAGCCTCCCGACGCAGAACCTGCCGGTGCAGAACTTCCAGGCACCGAGCGGTCCGCCCCAGGGCAGCCCCGCCCCGCTGACGGGCGCCTTCCCGGCCCAGGCACCTGCCGCGCCCGCCGCGGACCCCACGTACGAGCGGGGTTACCAGGAGGGCTACCAGAAGGCGATCCAGGAGTCGCTGACGTCGGCGGTGCCGGCGGTCCCGAACGCCCCCGCGGGCGGCACGGTCCCCGTGCCCGTCGCACAGGTGTCGGCACCGGCCCCCGCTCCCGCCAGCAACCCGTTCGTGGACGCGGCGCCCCGTGCGGCCGCGGCACCGGCTCCGGCGGCTCCCGCCCCGGCTCCGGCCCGTGAGCGCGTACCCACCTCGTTCGCCTCGGCACCGGCCACCCAGGCCGTGCCCGTGGCGGACGTGCAGCAGGCCTTCGAGCCGCCCGTCCGCGAGTTCAGCGAGCCGTACCCGACGGGTGCCGTGTACGACCCGTCGTACGCCTCGCCGGCCCCGCTCGCCAAGCGAGCCGCCGGGACCGACGGCGACGGGAAGGACCCACTAGACCCCGAGTACGTGCGTGACTCGGTGGAGGCACGGTCGGAATGGACCGCCTCGGCAGTGCTCTACGAGGAGATGACGAGCCTTCTCCGTCGGGGGGCTTATCAGGAAGACGATGTGAAAGAGAACGACTCGTACCGTCCGGCAGCCGTCAGTACCGAGGTTGCCAATGGTGGGCTGACCCGCCGTACCCGTGGTGCCTCCGGCACCGGTGCGGACCCGGCCGTCGAGCGTCTCTCGGCTCGCATCGACCGTGATCCCGAGCAGCTTCGCTCGCGTCTCTCGGCGTTCCAGTCGGCCACCGCGCGTGGCCGGTCGGAGTCCGTGGACGAGGGCAATTCGGAGCACGAGAACGGCAAGAACGGCGGTGGGGACTCGACGTGGGCACCCTCGACCGTGAATCATGTCCCTGACTCAGCGCCGCAGTCGCGGTGA
- a CDS encoding TM2 domain-containing protein gives MSEHPSEKPTEPIYKETKPLPPRPPQPPQSERETRALQKPGATPKAGPANYQQQYDYDRPTPPTAHVPGRKSRITAGLLGILLGVVGAHRFYLGYKGLGWIMLLLTAVSLGQAWFVPAIWGAIEGILYLVMRKGYWSVDAKHRPLQW, from the coding sequence GTGAGCGAGCATCCCAGCGAGAAGCCGACCGAGCCGATCTACAAGGAGACGAAGCCCCTTCCTCCGCGGCCGCCGCAGCCCCCGCAGTCCGAGCGCGAGACCCGCGCCCTGCAGAAGCCCGGCGCCACGCCGAAGGCGGGCCCGGCCAACTACCAGCAGCAGTACGACTACGACCGGCCCACCCCGCCGACGGCGCACGTCCCGGGCCGCAAGTCCCGCATCACCGCGGGCCTGCTCGGCATCCTGCTGGGCGTGGTGGGCGCGCACCGGTTCTACCTGGGCTACAAGGGCCTGGGCTGGATCATGCTGCTCCTCACGGCGGTGTCCCTGGGGCAGGCGTGGTTCGTGCCGGCGATCTGGGGCGCGATCGAGGGCATCCTGTACCTCGTGATGCGCAAGGGCTACTGGTCGGTGGACGCGAAGCACCGTCCGCTGCAGTGGTGA
- a CDS encoding NAD(P)H-quinone oxidoreductase, producing MRAVTISGPGPSGKLSISSLNHPNAGQSDVVITVAAAGVNRADLLQRAGYYPPPANAPDWPGLEISGTVKRVGHGVSRWRAGDRVVALLEGGGYAEEVAVRETQVMPVPDGMDLVDAAALPEAACTVWNNLVDVGRLRPGEWVLVHGGSGGIGSIAIQVAKALGAHVATTAGGPERAARCAGLGADLVVDHRRQDFVEEVRDATGGNGADVVLDLLGGGALGDNVRVLARGGRLVVIGMQQGRRGELDLSALLSRLGTISGTMLRSRPPEEKARIVADTEQHLWPLFASGEVHPVIHSRIPFSEAQSAHDLLESGEVFGKVLLVP from the coding sequence GTGCGAGCCGTCACGATATCCGGACCGGGCCCTTCAGGGAAACTCTCTATTTCATCCCTGAATCACCCGAATGCTGGCCAAAGCGACGTGGTGATCACTGTCGCTGCCGCCGGAGTGAACCGTGCTGACCTGCTCCAACGGGCCGGATACTACCCCCCTCCGGCGAATGCCCCGGACTGGCCAGGTCTTGAGATATCAGGAACTGTGAAACGTGTCGGACACGGCGTGTCGCGCTGGCGCGCCGGTGACCGCGTCGTCGCGCTGCTCGAGGGCGGCGGCTACGCGGAGGAGGTGGCGGTCCGCGAGACCCAGGTGATGCCCGTGCCCGACGGCATGGACCTGGTCGACGCGGCGGCCCTTCCCGAGGCCGCGTGCACGGTCTGGAACAACCTCGTGGACGTCGGCCGGTTGCGTCCCGGCGAGTGGGTCCTGGTGCACGGCGGGTCCGGCGGCATCGGCAGCATCGCGATCCAGGTCGCCAAGGCGCTGGGCGCACACGTCGCCACCACGGCGGGCGGCCCGGAGCGCGCCGCGCGGTGCGCCGGGCTCGGCGCGGACCTCGTCGTCGACCACCGGCGGCAGGACTTCGTCGAGGAGGTCCGGGACGCGACCGGGGGCAACGGGGCCGACGTCGTGCTCGACCTGCTCGGCGGGGGCGCCCTGGGCGACAACGTCCGTGTCCTGGCCCGTGGCGGGCGCCTGGTCGTCATCGGGATGCAGCAGGGCCGGCGCGGCGAGCTGGACCTCAGCGCGCTCCTCTCCCGGCTCGGCACGATCTCCGGGACGATGCTCCGGTCGCGCCCTCCCGAGGAGAAGGCGCGCATCGTCGCCGACACCGAACAACACCTCTGGCCACTGTTCGCCTCAGGTGAAGTTCACCCGGTGATCCACTCCCGAATCCCGTTCTCGGAAGCACAGTCGGCACACGACCTGCTCGAGTCGGGAGAGGTCTTCGGCAAAGTGCTCCTGGTCCCCTGA
- the dcd gene encoding dCTP deaminase yields MLLSDRDIRAELEADRVVLDPYDPSMLQPSSIDVRLDKFFRLFDNHKYPFIDPATDQPELTRLVEADNGEAFVLHPGEFVLGSTFESVTLPDDVAARLEGKSSLGRLGLLTHSTAGFIDPGFSGHVTLELSNVATLPIKLWPGMKIGQLCFFRLSSASEHPYGSDLYGSRYQGQRGPTASRSSKNFHRTTV; encoded by the coding sequence GTGCTCCTCTCCGACCGCGATATCCGTGCCGAGCTCGAGGCCGACCGGGTCGTCCTCGACCCGTACGACCCGTCGATGCTGCAGCCGTCGAGCATCGACGTGCGCCTCGACAAGTTCTTCCGGCTGTTCGACAACCACAAGTACCCCTTCATCGACCCCGCGACGGACCAGCCGGAGCTGACCCGTCTCGTGGAGGCCGACAACGGCGAGGCGTTCGTCCTGCACCCGGGCGAGTTCGTGCTCGGCAGCACCTTCGAGTCGGTCACGCTGCCCGACGACGTCGCGGCCCGTCTCGAGGGCAAGTCCTCCCTGGGCCGCCTCGGCCTGCTCACGCACTCGACGGCCGGCTTCATCGACCCGGGTTTCAGCGGCCACGTGACGCTGGAGCTGAGCAACGTCGCGACGCTGCCGATCAAGCTGTGGCCCGGGATGAAGATCGGCCAGCTCTGCTTCTTCCGGCTCTCGTCGGCGTCCGAGCACCCGTACGGGTCGGACCTGTACGGGTCCCGGTACCAGGGCCAGCGCGGCCCGACGGCGTCCCGCTCCTCGAAGAACTTCCACCGCACGACGGTGTGA
- a CDS encoding bacterial proteasome activator family protein, whose product MNDERANPQSADRPDDRHDQGPSVHPQVVTPDGAAVPPEHEPESADEREADEAESVVGQVEEPAKVMRIGGMIKRLLDEVRDAPLDEAARSRLAEIHERSIHELEDGLSPDLVDELHRITLPFTDDSAPSDAELRVAQAQLVGWLEGLFHGIQTALVAQQMAAQAQLSQMRRALPPGTGAFGPAGPGGPTLPGGSEEEQGERRTPGQYL is encoded by the coding sequence ATGAACGACGAGCGAGCCAACCCCCAGTCCGCCGACCGGCCCGACGACCGCCACGACCAGGGGCCGTCCGTGCACCCCCAGGTGGTGACGCCCGACGGCGCCGCCGTACCCCCGGAGCACGAGCCCGAGAGCGCCGACGAGCGCGAGGCCGACGAGGCCGAGTCCGTCGTGGGCCAGGTCGAGGAGCCCGCCAAGGTCATGCGCATCGGCGGCATGATCAAGCGGCTGCTCGACGAGGTGCGGGACGCCCCGCTCGACGAGGCCGCCCGGTCCCGCCTCGCCGAGATCCACGAGCGCTCGATCCACGAGCTCGAGGACGGCCTCTCCCCTGACCTGGTCGACGAGCTGCACCGCATCACGCTGCCGTTCACGGACGACTCGGCGCCGTCCGACGCCGAGCTCCGCGTGGCGCAGGCCCAGCTCGTGGGCTGGCTGGAAGGGCTGTTCCACGGCATCCAGACGGCGCTCGTGGCGCAGCAGATGGCGGCCCAGGCGCAGCTCTCGCAGATGCGACGCGCCCTGCCGCCCGGAACCGGCGCATTCGGCCCGGCCGGCCCCGGTGGACCAACGCTGCCCGGCGGCTCGGAGGAGGAGCAGGGCGAGCGCCGGACCCCCGGCCAGTACCTCTGA